A DNA window from Halomicrobium mukohataei DSM 12286 contains the following coding sequences:
- a CDS encoding [LysW]-lysine hydrolase encodes MSQTVQAPDQEARDLLEAIVRIPSVTPDEERAAKRLVEFFDSHGREAWVDEIGNVRAPADDGVLLTSHIDTVPGDIPVRVEENDDGEPELWGRGSVDAKGPLCAMAVAAVRTGASFLGVVGEEVDSRGSRYVIEDREGTPDAVVNGEPSGWEGITLGYRGLLAGTYVATSESGHSSRPDNNAIQDALDWWAAVEGEFEKDEWEPVFERVTCKPVDIDGGISDDGLSVETTMDVQLRVPPEYTTDEIREIADGHLVNGTVHWDDKVEPVMQSPRTPVARAFRTAIRSAGGEPTLLRKTGTSDMNVFAQSWDCPMVTYGPGDSDLDHAPNEHIQLAEYDRSVTVLEDVTERLL; translated from the coding sequence ATGAGCCAGACCGTCCAGGCCCCCGACCAGGAAGCTCGCGACCTGCTCGAAGCGATCGTCCGCATCCCGTCGGTCACGCCCGACGAAGAGCGGGCCGCGAAGCGACTGGTCGAGTTCTTCGACTCCCACGGCCGCGAGGCCTGGGTCGACGAGATCGGCAACGTCCGCGCGCCGGCCGACGACGGCGTGTTGCTGACCTCCCACATCGACACGGTGCCGGGCGACATTCCCGTCCGGGTCGAGGAGAACGACGACGGCGAACCGGAGCTGTGGGGCCGTGGCTCCGTCGACGCGAAGGGACCGCTCTGTGCGATGGCGGTCGCCGCCGTCCGCACCGGCGCGAGCTTCCTCGGCGTCGTCGGCGAAGAAGTGGATTCGCGTGGCAGTCGGTACGTGATCGAGGACCGCGAGGGGACGCCCGACGCGGTCGTCAACGGCGAACCCTCCGGCTGGGAGGGGATCACGCTGGGCTATCGCGGTCTGCTGGCCGGCACGTACGTCGCCACCAGCGAGTCGGGCCACTCCTCGCGACCGGACAACAACGCGATCCAGGACGCGCTGGACTGGTGGGCCGCCGTCGAGGGCGAGTTCGAGAAAGACGAATGGGAGCCCGTCTTCGAACGGGTCACCTGCAAACCCGTCGACATCGACGGGGGGATCTCCGACGACGGGCTCTCCGTCGAGACGACGATGGACGTACAGCTTCGGGTCCCGCCGGAGTACACGACCGACGAGATCCGCGAGATCGCCGACGGTCACCTCGTCAACGGCACCGTCCACTGGGACGACAAGGTCGAACCGGTGATGCAGAGCCCCCGGACCCCGGTCGCCCGCGCGTTCCGGACCGCGATCCGGTCGGCCGGCGGGGAGCCCACCCTGTTGCGCAAGACCGGGACCAGCGACATGAACGTCTTCGCACAGTCCTGGGACTGCCCGATGGTCACCTACGGCCCCGGCGACTCGGACCTGGATCACGCGCCGAACGAACACATCCAGTTAGCGGAGTACGACCGCTCCGTCACCGTCCTCGAAGACGTGACCGAACGCCTCCTGTAA
- the argF gene encoding ornithine carbamoyltransferase, giving the protein MPTHLLDVDDLTTDELTTVLDRAAEIKADGAPDLLDGHTLGMLFEKPSTRTRISFETGMTDLGGHAIFLGPEDIQLGHGEPIKDTARAVSRYVDFLMARMFDHGDVEELAEYASVPVVNGLTDDAHPCQTLADLLTIRERFGSFEDATVAWVGDGNNVCQSFVLGAAMTDLDLTVATPEGYGVDESVLDRAAELGSVPATTTDPEAAMADADVVYTDVWVSMGQEDKREEKLRAFEGFQITPDVLGDRTLMHCLPAHRGEEVTDAAIESDNAIVWDQAENRLHAQNGLLAWLSEQE; this is encoded by the coding sequence ATGCCCACGCACCTGCTCGACGTCGACGACCTGACGACCGACGAACTGACGACCGTGCTCGACCGCGCGGCCGAGATCAAAGCCGACGGCGCGCCCGACCTCCTGGACGGGCACACCCTCGGGATGCTCTTCGAGAAGCCCTCGACGCGAACCCGGATCTCCTTCGAGACCGGGATGACCGACCTCGGTGGCCACGCGATCTTCCTCGGCCCCGAGGACATCCAGCTGGGCCACGGCGAGCCGATCAAAGACACCGCACGCGCCGTCTCGCGGTACGTCGACTTCCTGATGGCCCGGATGTTCGACCACGGCGACGTGGAGGAACTGGCCGAGTACGCCAGCGTCCCCGTCGTCAACGGGCTGACCGACGACGCCCACCCCTGCCAGACGCTCGCGGACCTGCTGACGATCCGCGAGCGGTTCGGCAGCTTCGAGGACGCCACCGTGGCGTGGGTCGGCGACGGCAACAACGTCTGTCAGTCGTTCGTGCTGGGCGCGGCGATGACGGATCTCGACCTGACGGTCGCGACCCCCGAGGGGTACGGCGTCGACGAGAGCGTGCTGGACCGCGCCGCCGAACTCGGCAGCGTGCCCGCGACGACGACCGACCCCGAGGCCGCCATGGCCGACGCCGACGTGGTCTACACCGACGTGTGGGTCAGCATGGGTCAGGAAGACAAGCGCGAGGAGAAACTCCGGGCCTTCGAGGGGTTCCAGATCACGCCCGACGTGCTTGGCGACCGCACGCTGATGCACTGCCTGCCCGCCCACCGCGGCGAGGAGGTCACCGACGCCGCCATCGAGAGCGACAACGCCATCGTCTGGGACCAGGCCGAAAACCGCCTGCACGCACAGAACGGGCTGCTGGCGTGGCTGTCTGAACAGGAGTAG
- a CDS encoding fructosamine kinase family protein, whose amino-acid sequence MTSAPTAAVEAALGGSVETSERLDGGMVGDVFRVELADGRVAVAKTGEHDLSIEGRMLSYLATESDLPVPEVYHADAEVLCIEYVAGTSTITPAVERDAARQLADLHRVEGRAFGFPFDTLTGPVAQPNPWTERWVSFYRDQRVRSICDRASRAGALSDELATRVERACADFESLLSEPESPALLHGDAWRTNLLTDGRRVTAFLDPACYYGHPEVELAYVDWTETFGDAFFDRYQRERGVDLGAAFWDRRRYVYRLSPLLVHVHLFGDQYREELAETLARLGY is encoded by the coding sequence ATGACCTCGGCACCCACGGCGGCGGTCGAAGCGGCCCTCGGCGGGTCCGTAGAGACGAGCGAGCGGCTGGACGGCGGGATGGTCGGAGACGTGTTTCGCGTCGAACTCGCCGACGGCCGTGTCGCGGTCGCGAAGACCGGCGAGCACGACCTCTCGATCGAAGGTCGGATGCTGTCGTACCTCGCTACGGAGTCCGACCTGCCGGTGCCCGAGGTGTATCACGCCGACGCCGAGGTGCTCTGTATCGAGTACGTGGCGGGCACGTCGACGATCACGCCGGCCGTCGAGCGCGACGCGGCGAGGCAGTTGGCCGATCTGCACCGCGTCGAGGGGCGGGCCTTTGGCTTCCCGTTCGACACGCTCACCGGCCCAGTCGCGCAGCCCAACCCCTGGACCGAGCGCTGGGTGTCGTTCTATCGGGACCAGCGGGTACGGTCGATCTGTGACCGGGCCAGTCGGGCGGGAGCGCTGTCGGACGAGCTGGCGACCCGCGTCGAGCGGGCGTGTGCCGACTTCGAGTCGCTGCTGAGCGAGCCCGAGTCCCCCGCGCTGTTGCACGGCGACGCGTGGCGGACGAACCTCCTGACCGACGGCCGGCGAGTGACGGCGTTTCTCGACCCCGCCTGTTACTACGGCCACCCGGAGGTCGAGCTGGCCTACGTCGACTGGACGGAGACGTTCGGCGACGCCTTCTTCGATCGCTACCAGCGCGAGCGCGGCGTCGATCTCGGTGCAGCGTTCTGGGATCGGCGGCGCTACGTCTACAGGCTCTCCCCGCTGCTCGTCCACGTCCACCTGTTCGGCGACCAGTACCGCGAGGAGCTGGCCGAGACGCTGGCCCGACTGGGCTACTGA
- a CDS encoding helix-turn-helix domain-containing protein, translated as MAADPSPNRFRELLLDDEPSLDEVMACVFGIQAHEVRTYETLLDYPESTVEELADQLDRDRSNVNRSLSTLREKGLASRRRRLLDSGGHVYQYTPTPRDEAAELMHETLEEWAEYVHGRIDEF; from the coding sequence ATGGCCGCCGACCCCTCGCCCAACCGGTTCAGAGAACTGCTGCTCGACGACGAACCGTCGCTCGACGAGGTAATGGCCTGTGTCTTCGGCATCCAGGCCCACGAGGTCCGGACCTACGAGACGCTGCTCGACTACCCCGAGAGCACCGTCGAGGAGCTGGCCGACCAGCTCGACCGGGACCGGTCGAACGTGAACCGTTCGCTGTCGACGCTGCGCGAAAAGGGGCTGGCCTCGCGTCGCCGCCGCCTGCTCGACAGCGGCGGCCACGTCTACCAGTACACGCCCACACCTCGCGATGAGGCCGCCGAGTTGATGCACGAGACCCTGGAGGAGTGGGCAGAGTACGTCCACGGTCGGATCGACGAGTTCTAG
- the thrC gene encoding threonine synthase — protein sequence MADLQLTDETPGIADDGVWLTCIECGETFAPFAAVRYTCDECDGLLEVRYEDLPTFDDFDGEGVWRYSDALPFEEGVTLPEGHTPLHRVPRLEAEVDVDALRIKHEGMNPTGSFKDRGMTVGVRVAQAVGVDRLACASTGNTSAALAAYGARADLETLVLLPAGKVAAGKVAQASLHGARILEVDGNFDSCLDIVQELAGRGEAYLLNSLNPFRLEGQKTIGLEIMEQFAADYDDYPDRIVLPVGNAGNTAALYKCFRELVAAGAIDESDVPKITGVQAEGSAPMVEAIEEGNDEVRRWDEVETIATAIRIGNPVNAPKALPGIRETGGTAVAVSDEEITDAQRSLAGEGVGVEPASAASVAGLRKLRAQGEIGSDERVVCLTTGHLLKDPDAAAEAGADPEPVPNDTDAILEHIDEGSSVVDAVGRAASKAVSGSKVPLLVGAGLGVAYLYRRLRSSK from the coding sequence ATGGCCGATCTACAGTTGACCGACGAGACGCCGGGGATCGCCGACGACGGCGTCTGGCTGACGTGCATCGAGTGTGGGGAGACGTTCGCGCCGTTCGCAGCGGTCAGGTACACCTGCGACGAGTGTGACGGACTGCTGGAAGTTCGCTACGAGGACCTGCCGACGTTCGACGACTTCGACGGCGAAGGCGTCTGGCGCTACAGCGACGCACTGCCCTTCGAGGAGGGCGTGACGCTGCCGGAGGGACACACGCCGCTGCACCGGGTGCCACGCCTGGAAGCGGAAGTCGATGTCGACGCCCTGCGGATCAAACACGAGGGAATGAATCCCACGGGATCGTTCAAGGACCGCGGGATGACCGTCGGCGTCCGCGTGGCCCAGGCCGTCGGCGTCGACCGACTCGCCTGTGCCTCGACGGGCAACACCTCCGCGGCGCTCGCGGCCTACGGCGCTCGCGCGGACCTGGAGACGCTCGTTCTCCTGCCGGCCGGCAAGGTCGCCGCCGGGAAGGTCGCACAGGCCTCGCTCCACGGCGCACGGATCCTCGAAGTCGACGGCAACTTCGACAGCTGTCTGGACATCGTTCAGGAGCTCGCGGGCCGGGGCGAGGCGTACCTCCTGAACTCGCTGAACCCCTTCCGGCTGGAGGGCCAGAAGACCATCGGCCTGGAGATCATGGAGCAGTTCGCCGCCGACTACGACGACTACCCCGACCGGATCGTGCTGCCGGTGGGCAACGCCGGCAACACCGCAGCGCTGTACAAGTGCTTCCGCGAACTCGTCGCGGCCGGCGCGATCGACGAGTCGGACGTGCCGAAGATCACCGGCGTCCAGGCCGAAGGGTCCGCGCCGATGGTCGAGGCTATCGAGGAGGGCAACGACGAAGTCCGGCGCTGGGACGAGGTCGAGACCATCGCGACCGCCATCCGCATCGGCAATCCCGTCAACGCGCCCAAGGCGCTGCCGGGCATCCGCGAGACCGGCGGCACCGCGGTCGCGGTCAGCGACGAGGAGATCACCGACGCCCAGCGCTCGCTGGCCGGCGAGGGCGTCGGCGTCGAGCCGGCCTCCGCGGCCAGCGTCGCCGGCCTCCGGAAGCTCCGAGCCCAGGGCGAGATCGGCAGCGACGAGCGGGTCGTCTGCCTGACGACCGGCCACCTGCTGAAAGACCCCGATGCCGCCGCCGAGGCAGGGGCCGATCCAGAGCCGGTGCCCAACGACACCGACGCCATCCTAGAGCACATCGACGAGGGGTCGTCAGTCGTCGACGCGGTCGGTCGAGCGGCGTCGAAGGCCGTCTCGGGCTCGAAAGTACCGCTGCTGGTCGGGGCCGGTCTCGGCGTCGCGTACCTCTATCGAAGGCTTCGTTCAAGTAAGTAA